In the Pseudonocardia cypriaca genome, one interval contains:
- a CDS encoding amidohydrolase family protein, translating into MDVTTYRRIATEEAFAPAELLECYRRMLRDGQGDKGFQSLWGFYLGSTAERPRSVVRRLADLGAERLADMAAAGIDHQVLALTSPGTNVLDPATARSMATLANEVAAQAVRDHPDRFTALAAVAWQDPDAAIAELERAVTRLGMCGVIANSHVQGTYLDDQRFWPVLEAAERLDVPVYLHPNTPTDRMVEPLYEAGLDGAIYGFAVETGMHLLRIITSGVFDRFPHLRLVVGHLGEALPFWLPRIDHFHAAQVASGRYPAMKALQLRPSDYLRRNVWYTTSGMAWQPGIMFVRSVVGADRVLYAMDYPYQYVPDEVRHQEELPLDAVELREFFEGIATRLFHLTV; encoded by the coding sequence GTGGACGTGACGACGTACCGGCGGATCGCCACCGAGGAGGCGTTCGCCCCGGCGGAGCTCCTGGAGTGCTACCGCCGGATGCTGCGCGACGGGCAGGGCGACAAGGGCTTCCAGAGCCTGTGGGGCTTCTACCTCGGCAGCACGGCGGAGCGGCCGCGCTCCGTCGTCCGCAGGCTGGCCGACCTCGGCGCCGAACGCCTCGCCGACATGGCCGCGGCCGGCATCGACCACCAGGTGCTCGCCCTCACCTCGCCCGGCACGAACGTGCTCGATCCCGCCACCGCCCGTTCCATGGCGACGCTCGCCAACGAGGTGGCCGCGCAGGCCGTGCGCGACCACCCCGACCGGTTCACGGCACTGGCAGCGGTGGCCTGGCAGGACCCCGATGCCGCCATCGCCGAACTGGAACGCGCCGTCACCCGGCTCGGGATGTGCGGGGTGATCGCCAACTCCCACGTGCAGGGCACCTACCTCGACGACCAGCGGTTCTGGCCGGTCCTGGAGGCGGCGGAGCGCCTCGACGTGCCGGTCTACCTGCACCCGAACACCCCGACGGACCGCATGGTGGAGCCGCTGTACGAGGCAGGGCTCGACGGCGCGATCTACGGGTTCGCCGTGGAGACCGGGATGCACCTGCTGCGGATCATCACCTCGGGTGTGTTCGACCGGTTCCCGCACCTGCGGCTCGTCGTGGGGCACCTGGGCGAGGCGCTGCCGTTCTGGCTGCCGCGGATCGACCACTTCCACGCCGCGCAGGTCGCGTCCGGCCGCTACCCCGCGATGAAGGCGCTGCAGCTGCGGCCGAGCGACTACCTGCGCCGCAACGTCTGGTACACGACCAGCGGGATGGCCTGGCAGCCGGGGATCATGTTCGTCCGCTCCGTCGTGGGCGCCGACCGCGTGCTCTACGCGATGGACTACCCGTACCAGTACGTGCCGGACGAGGTGCGGCACCAGGAGGAGCTCCCGCTCGACGCCGTCGAGCTGCGCGAGTTCTTCGAGGGCATCGCCACCCGGCTCTTCCACCTGACCGTCTGA
- a CDS encoding MFS transporter has translation MSTADMSAAETGVPPSSASDEPGLRPLALVAFVVANLCAWSAILTPAAVTLALRVREIDPGGASATLSLVAAVGAVFGIIGNPLFGRLSDRTRSRFGMRRPWMLGGIVAGGLGLLLVAAAPSVPMLVLGWAVTQLGIQALLAAITAVLPDQVPRRQRGRIGGLIGMGQSAATTLGTGLLTLNATSLTWGLLAPICLAAITVGFLCLVLPDRVHDGRPQPRLSVREIASSFWSSPRRYPDFAWTWVSRLLVFMGITILIVYQTYFLLARIGVPPASIAAVMFGVLLLENGVSIAANLISGYLSDRAGRRKIFVTAAACLGALGFAVAGISQTLPMFLVGVTLLGAAKGVYVAVDLAMATDLLPAGRTDAAKNMGLFTIASLFPNLLAPAIAPLVLAIGDGTVVPGAPSGNYPALFLAGGLFMLVGALAVRPIRGVR, from the coding sequence GTGAGCACTGCCGACATGAGTGCCGCCGAAACGGGAGTGCCGCCGTCGAGCGCATCGGACGAGCCCGGCCTGCGCCCGTTGGCGCTGGTCGCGTTCGTCGTGGCCAACCTGTGCGCCTGGTCGGCGATCCTCACGCCGGCCGCGGTCACGCTCGCCCTGCGCGTGCGCGAGATCGACCCCGGCGGCGCCAGCGCCACGCTCTCGCTGGTGGCCGCGGTCGGCGCGGTATTCGGGATCATCGGGAACCCGCTGTTCGGCCGGCTGTCCGACCGCACGCGGTCCCGGTTCGGCATGCGCAGACCGTGGATGCTCGGCGGGATCGTCGCCGGAGGGCTGGGGCTGCTGCTCGTCGCCGCCGCACCGTCGGTCCCGATGCTCGTGCTCGGGTGGGCGGTGACGCAGCTGGGGATCCAGGCCCTGCTCGCCGCGATCACCGCCGTGCTGCCCGACCAGGTGCCCCGCCGGCAGCGCGGGCGGATCGGCGGGCTGATCGGCATGGGCCAGAGCGCCGCCACGACGCTCGGCACGGGCCTGCTCACGCTCAACGCGACGTCGCTGACCTGGGGCCTGCTCGCCCCGATCTGCCTCGCCGCGATCACCGTCGGGTTCCTGTGCCTCGTGCTCCCCGACCGGGTCCACGACGGGCGGCCGCAGCCGCGGCTGTCGGTGCGCGAGATCGCGTCGAGCTTCTGGTCCAGCCCGCGCCGCTACCCCGACTTCGCCTGGACCTGGGTCAGCCGGCTGCTGGTGTTCATGGGCATCACGATCCTGATCGTCTACCAGACCTACTTCCTGCTGGCCCGCATCGGAGTGCCGCCCGCGTCGATCGCCGCCGTCATGTTCGGGGTGCTGCTGCTCGAGAACGGGGTGAGCATCGCGGCCAACCTCATCTCGGGCTACCTCTCCGACCGGGCCGGGCGCCGCAAGATCTTCGTGACGGCCGCGGCCTGCCTCGGGGCGCTCGGCTTCGCCGTGGCCGGGATCTCGCAGACGCTCCCGATGTTCCTCGTCGGCGTCACGCTCCTCGGCGCGGCCAAGGGCGTGTACGTCGCCGTCGACCTCGCGATGGCCACCGACCTGCTCCCCGCCGGCCGCACCGACGCCGCGAAGAACATGGGACTGTTCACGATCGCGAGCCTCTTCCCCAACCTGCTCGCCCCGGCGATCGCACCGCTCGTGCTGGCCATCGGTGACGGCACGGTCGTGCCCGGCGCACCGAGCGGCAACTATCCGGCACTGTTCCTCGCCGGCGGGCTGTTCATGCTGGTCGGAGCGCTGGCGGTGCGGCCGATCCGGGGAGTGCGCTAG
- a CDS encoding helix-turn-helix domain-containing protein codes for MPSEELLTTGETAKRLGLSRSTLWRYVKAGLIEPDLVTAGGHFRFDPEHVRRQLRALQQRGDG; via the coding sequence GTGCCTTCGGAGGAGCTGCTGACGACAGGAGAGACCGCCAAGCGTCTCGGGCTGTCCCGCAGCACCCTGTGGCGCTACGTCAAGGCCGGGCTGATCGAGCCGGACCTGGTGACCGCAGGCGGGCACTTCCGGTTCGACCCGGAGCACGTCCGCCGCCAGCTCCGTGCGCTCCAACAACGCGGAGACGGCTAG
- a CDS encoding DUF5753 domain-containing protein yields the protein MTKLLDERRLGAFIYAAKISRAERGRIPLSPEEAGRYAERLGAGVEQRERLVELARARSAEHVSGRVALVRVAAAVQERIERYQRDATVIRAWQPNLVPGVLQTPGYTAALLAGDGEGDPGPEWWTARRARTAMLNEPGRSWHLLVSEAAVRWALGSAETMHAQIEHLVAAAELPTVRLGVVDLATPKPFAPPAAFHMYDRVVSVATEVGTSFLTDAADVEHFDGLFARLDAAALHGDDARELLARVAQQYAGPR from the coding sequence ATGACAAAGCTGCTCGACGAGCGCCGGCTGGGCGCGTTCATCTACGCCGCGAAGATCAGCCGCGCGGAGCGGGGCCGGATCCCGCTGTCGCCCGAGGAAGCCGGACGGTACGCCGAGCGGCTCGGCGCCGGCGTCGAGCAACGCGAGCGGCTGGTGGAGCTGGCGAGGGCGCGTTCCGCGGAACACGTCTCGGGACGGGTCGCGCTGGTCCGGGTCGCGGCCGCCGTCCAGGAGCGGATCGAGCGGTACCAGCGGGATGCCACCGTGATCCGGGCGTGGCAGCCGAACCTCGTTCCCGGCGTGCTGCAGACACCCGGGTACACGGCGGCACTACTCGCCGGGGACGGCGAAGGCGACCCGGGCCCGGAGTGGTGGACGGCGAGGCGGGCCCGCACCGCCATGCTGAACGAGCCCGGCAGGTCGTGGCACCTCCTCGTGTCCGAGGCCGCCGTGCGCTGGGCCCTCGGCTCGGCCGAGACGATGCACGCCCAGATCGAGCACCTGGTCGCCGCCGCAGAGCTGCCCACCGTCCGGCTCGGCGTGGTGGACCTCGCCACACCGAAGCCGTTCGCGCCGCCCGCGGCCTTCCACATGTACGACCGCGTGGTGTCCGTCGCCACCGAGGTCGGAACCTCCTTCCTCACGGACGCAGCCGACGTCGAACACTTCGACGGCCTGTTCGCCCGCCTCGACGCCGCGGCGCTACATGGCGACGACGCCCGCGAGCTCCTGGCCCGGGTGGCACAGCAGTACGCGGGCCCGAGGTAG
- a CDS encoding DEAD/DEAH box helicase: MLAVHALWSPGRGVLLWAEDGDRPTGSSGRSLRPARPHPFAAPVSALAALHPGKPANATLLLPSRPGGPLASPELVRSGGRPASPKGGPVLRAWTVPALVVDAAELEDPADEARYGASVTHLRAVAALAADLAARGRVLPTLRRHGGRAFARWRPVVQGLDAVTFDALVGALPPVGRAEAVAPDAGPDPHDLVADALEALTDAAVRDRLARASQPVTLVPPRSGPPPATEAWLAALLTADGRIDDTVPLTELSALDDAVAEWDTVGTGATGEGRACFRLSEISTLHDPSDPGPDTLDQTGEGTRWVLEFLLQSTTDPSLLVPAAQVWAGGAERLLAEPQELLLAELGRAALVYPTLAGALRQARPDHLDLTVDDAHEFLTTRAALLVEAGFGVQLPSGWDGARRVGLTLSARSTPADRVLTRSGLGREQLAEFRWSIAVGDEELSEEEISELVATKAPLVRLRGRWVSVDAERLRKGLEFLRRARSRRDAGAPTAAEVLALAQRHPDDWDGWDDGDDLPLPVTDIRADGWIGELLAGTAERSITPIEPPQGFRAQLRPYQQRGVSWLAFLSALGLGACLADDMGLGKTVQMLALEAYERAQDRRAPTLLVCPMSLVGTWQREAAKFAPDLRVLAHHGAGRAHGEELVAAVAEADLVVTTYATAARDGDDLAQVAWRRLVLDEAQAVKNSRATHARAVRRFTAEHRVALTGTPVENRLSELWSIMDVLNPALLGSADAFRIRYAIPVERHGSTEAATLLRRVTRPYLLRRVKTDPTIIDDLPDKIEVTQHYRLTREQASLYRTVVDDMLEKIEDSEGIERRGNVLAAMSKLKQVCNHPAQLLHDGSPVGRRSGKIIRLEEILAEILDEGDRVLCFTQFTEFGHMLVPHLSARFDTDVAFLHGGTSKKRRDEMVTRFQAGEGPPIMLLSLKAGGTGLTLTAANHVIHLDRWWNPAVENQATDRAFRIGQRRNVQVRKFVCPGTVEERIDELITKKKALSSMVVGDGEGWLTELSTESLRELFTLGGEALEEAADDA, encoded by the coding sequence GTGCTCGCCGTCCACGCCCTCTGGTCCCCGGGCCGGGGGGTACTGCTCTGGGCCGAGGACGGCGATCGGCCCACCGGCTCGTCGGGCCGGTCGCTGCGCCCCGCGCGGCCCCACCCGTTCGCGGCGCCGGTGTCCGCGCTCGCGGCGCTGCACCCGGGCAAGCCCGCCAACGCCACGCTCCTGCTGCCCTCGCGCCCGGGCGGCCCGCTCGCCTCGCCGGAGCTGGTGCGCAGCGGAGGTCGGCCGGCGTCGCCGAAGGGCGGCCCGGTGCTGCGCGCGTGGACGGTGCCCGCACTCGTCGTCGACGCCGCCGAGCTGGAGGACCCGGCCGACGAGGCGCGCTACGGCGCATCCGTCACCCACCTGCGGGCGGTGGCCGCCCTGGCAGCCGACCTCGCCGCCCGCGGGCGCGTGCTGCCCACCCTGCGCCGCCACGGGGGACGGGCGTTCGCCCGGTGGCGCCCGGTGGTGCAGGGGCTCGACGCCGTCACGTTCGACGCGCTGGTGGGTGCGCTGCCGCCGGTCGGACGGGCGGAAGCGGTCGCGCCGGACGCCGGCCCGGATCCCCACGACCTGGTCGCCGACGCCCTGGAAGCCCTCACCGACGCCGCCGTGCGCGACCGGCTGGCCCGCGCCTCGCAGCCCGTCACGCTGGTGCCACCGCGGTCCGGCCCGCCACCGGCCACCGAGGCGTGGCTCGCCGCCCTGCTCACCGCCGACGGCCGGATCGACGACACCGTCCCCCTCACGGAGCTCTCCGCCCTCGACGACGCGGTCGCCGAGTGGGACACCGTCGGCACCGGGGCCACCGGGGAAGGCCGCGCCTGCTTCCGGCTCTCCGAGATCAGCACGCTGCACGACCCATCGGACCCGGGGCCCGACACGCTCGACCAGACCGGCGAAGGCACCCGGTGGGTGCTCGAGTTCCTGCTGCAGTCCACCACCGACCCGAGCCTGCTCGTGCCGGCCGCGCAGGTGTGGGCGGGCGGCGCGGAGCGGCTGCTCGCCGAGCCGCAGGAGCTGCTGCTCGCCGAGCTGGGCCGGGCGGCCCTGGTGTACCCGACTCTGGCCGGGGCGTTGCGGCAGGCCCGCCCCGACCACCTCGACCTCACCGTCGACGACGCCCACGAGTTCCTCACCACCCGCGCCGCGCTGCTCGTCGAGGCCGGGTTCGGCGTGCAGCTGCCGAGCGGCTGGGACGGCGCGCGCCGGGTGGGGCTCACCCTCTCCGCCCGCAGCACCCCGGCCGACCGCGTGCTCACCCGCAGCGGCCTCGGCCGCGAGCAGCTGGCGGAGTTCCGCTGGTCGATCGCGGTGGGCGACGAGGAGCTCTCCGAGGAGGAGATCAGCGAGCTCGTCGCCACCAAGGCGCCGCTGGTGCGGCTGCGCGGCCGCTGGGTGAGCGTCGACGCCGAGCGGCTGCGCAAGGGCCTGGAGTTCCTGCGGCGCGCGAGGAGCCGTCGCGACGCGGGCGCGCCCACCGCCGCCGAGGTGCTCGCGCTCGCCCAGCGCCACCCGGACGACTGGGACGGCTGGGACGACGGCGACGACCTCCCGCTCCCCGTCACCGACATCCGGGCCGACGGCTGGATCGGTGAGCTGCTCGCCGGCACGGCGGAGCGGTCGATCACCCCGATCGAGCCGCCGCAGGGCTTCCGGGCCCAGCTGCGCCCCTACCAGCAGCGGGGCGTGTCGTGGCTGGCGTTCCTGTCCGCGCTCGGGCTCGGCGCGTGCCTCGCCGACGACATGGGCCTGGGCAAGACCGTCCAGATGCTCGCCCTGGAGGCCTACGAGCGGGCGCAGGACAGGCGCGCGCCCACACTGCTGGTCTGCCCGATGTCGCTGGTCGGCACGTGGCAGCGGGAGGCCGCGAAGTTCGCGCCCGACCTGCGCGTGCTCGCCCACCACGGCGCCGGCCGCGCCCACGGCGAGGAGCTCGTCGCCGCCGTCGCCGAGGCCGACCTCGTGGTCACCACCTACGCCACCGCGGCCCGCGACGGCGACGACCTCGCCCAGGTGGCGTGGCGGCGGCTCGTGCTCGACGAGGCGCAGGCCGTGAAGAACAGCCGCGCCACGCACGCGCGTGCCGTGCGCCGGTTCACCGCGGAGCACCGGGTGGCGCTCACCGGCACCCCGGTGGAGAACCGGCTGTCCGAGCTGTGGTCGATCATGGACGTGCTCAACCCCGCCCTGCTCGGCTCGGCCGACGCCTTCCGCATCCGCTACGCGATCCCGGTGGAGCGCCACGGCAGCACGGAAGCGGCCACCCTGCTGCGCCGCGTCACCCGCCCGTACCTGCTGCGCCGGGTCAAGACCGATCCCACAATCATCGACGACCTGCCCGACAAGATCGAGGTCACCCAGCACTACCGGCTCACCCGCGAGCAGGCGTCGCTCTACCGCACCGTCGTCGACGACATGCTGGAGAAGATCGAGGACTCCGAGGGCATCGAGCGACGCGGCAACGTCCTCGCCGCGATGTCCAAGCTCAAGCAGGTCTGCAACCACCCCGCTCAGCTGCTGCACGACGGCTCCCCCGTCGGCCGGCGCTCCGGCAAGATCATCCGACTGGAGGAGATCCTCGCCGAGATCCTGGACGAGGGCGACCGCGTGCTGTGCTTCACGCAGTTCACCGAGTTCGGCCACATGCTCGTCCCGCACCTGTCGGCGCGCTTCGACACCGACGTCGCGTTCCTGCACGGCGGCACGTCGAAGAAGCGGCGCGACGAGATGGTCACCCGGTTCCAGGCCGGCGAGGGCCCGCCGATCATGCTGCTCTCGCTCAAGGCGGGCGGCACCGGCCTCACGCTCACCGCGGCCAACCACGTCATCCACCTCGACCGCTGGTGGAACCCGGCCGTGGAGAACCAGGCCACCGACCGCGCCTTCCGCATCGGCCAGCGCCGCAACGTGCAGGTCCGCAAGTTCGTGTGCCCCGGCACCGTCGAGGAGCGCATCGACGAGCTGATCACCAAGAAGAAGGCGCTCTCCTCCATGGTCGTCGGCGACGGCGAGGGCTGGCTCACGGAGCTGTCCACCGAGTCGCTGCGCGAGCTGTTCACGCTCGGCGGCGAGGCCCTCGAGGAGGCGGCGGACGATGCCTGA
- a CDS encoding SWIM zinc finger family protein, translating to MPDPDPFWWRDAEPTRPRKVEGGIQINSTRGQVARTWWSQRFLSVLESLGVGGRLSRGRSYARAGQIVSLDIDVGGAVAQVQGSRPQPYQVRLGVPAFGKAEWAAVAQALAEEASYAAALLNGEMPRDIERVFEAVGLSLFPANERDLAMDCSCPDFAVPCKHLAAVCYVLAERFDADPFQILAMRGRHREALLDELRTRRSAAPPPAHGEDLVEAMDRFWVAGDLPEQLAGPRTPPDALLDQVPPFPIEIRGEQVAELLRPAYRALGTEI from the coding sequence ATGCCTGATCCCGATCCGTTCTGGTGGCGCGACGCCGAACCGACCCGCCCGCGCAAGGTCGAGGGCGGCATCCAGATCAACAGCACCCGGGGCCAGGTGGCCCGCACCTGGTGGTCGCAACGCTTCCTCTCGGTGCTCGAGTCGCTCGGCGTGGGCGGGCGCCTGTCCCGGGGCCGCAGCTATGCACGCGCCGGGCAGATCGTCTCCCTCGACATCGACGTGGGCGGCGCCGTAGCGCAGGTCCAGGGCTCGCGGCCGCAGCCGTACCAGGTGCGGCTGGGCGTGCCGGCGTTCGGCAAGGCGGAGTGGGCGGCGGTGGCACAGGCGCTCGCCGAGGAAGCCTCGTACGCCGCGGCCCTGCTCAACGGGGAGATGCCCCGTGACATCGAGCGCGTGTTCGAGGCCGTGGGGCTCTCGCTCTTCCCGGCCAACGAGCGCGACCTGGCGATGGACTGCAGCTGCCCCGACTTCGCCGTGCCGTGCAAGCACCTCGCCGCCGTCTGCTACGTGCTCGCCGAGCGGTTCGACGCCGACCCGTTCCAGATCCTCGCGATGCGCGGGCGCCACCGCGAGGCCCTCCTGGACGAGCTGCGCACCCGCCGCTCCGCGGCGCCGCCCCCGGCGCACGGGGAGGACCTCGTCGAGGCGATGGACCGGTTCTGGGTGGCAGGCGACCTGCCCGAGCAGCTCGCCGGGCCACGCACCCCGCCGGACGCGCTGCTCGACCAGGTGCCGCCGTTCCCGATCGAGATCCGCGGCGAGCAGGTCGCGGAGCTGTTGCGCCCGGCCTACCGCGCGCTGGGCACCGAGATCTAG
- a CDS encoding trans-sulfuration enzyme family protein — protein MSSPHRDVPRLATLAVHAGNAVDAGSGAIRRPLVMANSYALPDDPSELSWSGTGTPLYTRNGGANQGWLEEKLAALDGGDAAVALASGMAAIHGLFFAALRSGDHVVCSDNTYVGTYRLLTELLPAKYGITATLVDSSDPDAVAAAIRPETRLVHVETPANPTTRITDVAAVAELAHAAGALLSVDATFATPVLQRPLALGADVVVHSLTKYVNGHGDAMGGALIGGGAAGTALVDDVRRDAMVNVGGAISPFNAWLIMRGSVTLPLRMRAHCAGAQAVAEFLDRDPRVAYVAYPGLASHPQHALAARTLDGGFGGMLAFAVDGDADTQNRFVAALRVITSAVSLGHDESLVVHVSGDDERARYYPEDFRRYGHLRFSVGLEDPRDLVADLDQALTATVGAC, from the coding sequence GTGTCCTCACCGCACCGTGACGTCCCTCGCCTGGCCACGCTCGCCGTCCACGCCGGCAACGCCGTCGACGCCGGGAGCGGGGCGATCCGCCGCCCGCTGGTCATGGCCAACTCCTACGCCCTGCCCGATGACCCGTCGGAGCTGTCCTGGTCGGGCACCGGCACGCCCCTCTACACCCGCAACGGCGGTGCGAACCAGGGCTGGCTCGAGGAGAAGCTCGCCGCGCTCGACGGCGGGGACGCCGCGGTGGCGCTCGCCAGTGGGATGGCCGCCATCCACGGGCTGTTCTTCGCCGCGCTGCGCTCCGGCGACCACGTGGTCTGCTCCGACAACACCTACGTGGGCACGTACCGGCTGCTCACCGAGCTGCTCCCCGCGAAGTACGGGATCACGGCCACGCTCGTCGACTCCTCCGACCCGGACGCGGTGGCGGCGGCGATCCGGCCGGAGACCCGCCTCGTCCACGTCGAGACCCCCGCCAACCCGACCACCCGGATCACCGACGTCGCCGCCGTCGCCGAGCTGGCGCACGCCGCGGGCGCCCTGCTCTCGGTGGACGCCACGTTCGCCACGCCCGTGCTGCAGCGCCCGCTCGCCCTCGGCGCGGACGTCGTCGTGCACTCGCTCACGAAGTACGTCAACGGCCACGGCGACGCGATGGGCGGTGCCCTCATCGGCGGCGGGGCGGCCGGAACGGCGCTGGTCGATGACGTGCGCCGGGACGCGATGGTGAACGTCGGTGGGGCGATCAGCCCCTTCAACGCCTGGCTGATCATGCGTGGATCGGTGACGCTGCCCCTGCGGATGCGGGCGCACTGCGCGGGCGCGCAGGCGGTGGCCGAGTTCCTCGACCGGGACCCGCGGGTGGCGTACGTGGCCTACCCCGGGCTCGCGTCGCACCCGCAGCACGCGCTCGCCGCCCGCACGCTGGACGGCGGGTTCGGCGGCATGCTCGCGTTCGCCGTCGACGGCGACGCCGACACGCAGAACCGGTTCGTCGCGGCCCTGCGCGTGATCACGTCGGCGGTGTCGCTCGGGCACGACGAGTCCCTGGTCGTGCACGTCTCCGGCGACGACGAGCGCGCCCGCTACTATCCGGAGGATTTCCGCCGGTACGGGCACCTGCGGTTCTCCGTGGGCCTGGAGGATCCGCGGGACCTGGTCGCCGATCTCGACCAGGCCCTCACGGCGACGGTGGGTGCCTGTTAG
- a CDS encoding ester cyclase: MENRNKEIVEAFIHELFTKGDLDAVDRYVHPDCVVHDPPVPDAPSGAEGFRRAAAMFRQALPDWHSDLLQLVAEGDTVVERFRASGTHTGGPLMGVPATGRTLVLDGINIFRIEDGRIVERWGRLDQLGLLRQLGLVPD; encoded by the coding sequence ATGGAGAACCGGAACAAGGAAATCGTCGAGGCGTTCATCCATGAGCTCTTCACGAAGGGCGACCTCGACGCCGTCGACCGCTACGTGCACCCAGACTGCGTCGTCCACGACCCGCCGGTCCCCGATGCGCCGTCCGGCGCGGAAGGCTTCCGACGAGCCGCGGCCATGTTCCGGCAGGCGCTGCCGGACTGGCACAGCGACCTCCTCCAGCTCGTCGCCGAGGGCGACACGGTGGTCGAGCGGTTCCGCGCGAGCGGCACCCACACCGGCGGGCCGCTGATGGGCGTGCCGGCCACCGGTCGCACGCTCGTGCTCGACGGCATCAACATCTTCCGCATCGAGGACGGCCGGATCGTCGAGCGCTGGGGCCGGCTCGACCAGCTGGGACTGCTGCGCCAGCTCGGGCTGGTGCCGGACTAA
- a CDS encoding helix-turn-helix transcriptional regulator: MSPAPGAARAERELVRLCHSGQDLPALRTGVLRVLRRLIPLDAAFLATADPETLLFTSAYAEEPLDAATALYLDNEFGAQDVNKFATLATAAGHVSSLDAATRGDRWSSERYRDIMRPAGLGDELRAALTTGGGCWGYLCLHRTDHPLGFTAAEAAVLARVGPHIAHAFRQSVLLHAAPAAADPRPGVLVLAADLGVVATTPEAAALLEQLEPAPHLPLPAVVYAVVAALRSERPDPSARVRGASGAWLALHASHLDGAAAGRVAVVIEPCTPRATVTIRLAASGLSQREAEVARLVLRGASTRAISTALHISPHTVQDHLKHVFDKLGVRSRRDLVGLMLGGH, from the coding sequence GTGAGCCCGGCACCGGGCGCCGCACGGGCGGAGCGCGAGCTCGTCCGGCTGTGCCACAGCGGCCAGGACCTCCCCGCGCTGCGGACGGGGGTGCTGCGGGTGTTGCGGCGCCTGATCCCGCTGGACGCGGCCTTCCTCGCCACGGCCGATCCGGAGACGCTGCTCTTCACCAGCGCGTACGCCGAGGAGCCCCTCGACGCCGCCACGGCGCTGTACCTCGACAACGAGTTCGGCGCGCAGGACGTCAACAAGTTCGCGACGCTCGCCACCGCCGCCGGCCACGTGTCGTCGCTCGACGCGGCGACCCGGGGGGACCGCTGGTCGAGCGAGCGCTACCGCGACATCATGCGTCCGGCCGGGCTCGGCGACGAGCTGCGCGCCGCCCTCACGACCGGCGGGGGCTGCTGGGGCTACCTCTGCCTGCACCGCACCGACCACCCGCTGGGCTTCACGGCGGCCGAGGCGGCGGTCCTCGCCCGCGTGGGGCCGCACATCGCGCACGCGTTCCGCCAGTCGGTGCTGCTGCATGCGGCGCCCGCCGCCGCTGATCCCCGACCGGGTGTGCTGGTCCTCGCCGCGGACCTGGGCGTCGTCGCCACCACCCCGGAGGCCGCAGCGCTGCTGGAGCAGCTCGAACCCGCCCCGCACCTCCCGCTGCCCGCGGTCGTGTACGCGGTCGTCGCCGCCCTGCGCAGCGAGCGGCCCGACCCGAGCGCGCGGGTGCGGGGTGCCTCGGGGGCGTGGCTGGCCCTGCACGCTTCCCATCTGGACGGGGCGGCCGCGGGACGGGTCGCCGTCGTCATCGAGCCGTGCACCCCACGCGCGACCGTGACGATCCGGCTGGCCGCCTCCGGCCTGTCCCAGCGGGAGGCCGAGGTGGCGCGGCTGGTGCTGCGCGGGGCGTCGACACGGGCGATCTCCACCGCGCTGCACATCTCGCCCCACACCGTGCAGGACCACCTCAAGCACGTGTTCGACAAGCTCGGGGTGCGCAGCAGGCGCGACCTCGTGGGGCTGATGCTCGGGGGGCACTAG
- a CDS encoding DUF3817 domain-containing protein, translating to MAVVSPSTGALVFRVVAIAEACSWAGLLIGMFFKYVVVFDDIGVKVFGPIHGALFVAYVVVTLVVARRFGWRLPATLLALVASIPPLATLWFERRASRRGMLAEPVAVA from the coding sequence GTGGCTGTCGTCTCCCCGTCCACCGGCGCGCTGGTGTTCCGCGTCGTCGCGATCGCCGAAGCGTGCTCGTGGGCCGGCCTGCTCATCGGGATGTTCTTCAAGTACGTCGTGGTGTTCGACGACATCGGTGTGAAGGTGTTCGGCCCGATCCACGGCGCGCTTTTCGTGGCCTACGTCGTCGTCACGCTCGTCGTCGCCCGCAGATTCGGCTGGCGGTTGCCGGCCACGCTGCTCGCGCTGGTCGCGAGCATCCCGCCGCTCGCCACGCTGTGGTTCGAGCGGCGCGCGAGTCGTCGCGGCATGCTGGCCGAGCCGGTGGCAGTCGCCTAG
- a CDS encoding ArsR/SmtB family transcription factor has protein sequence MQAVLEALVEPRRREILRLVRDEELTAGAIAGRFPDVARPTVSQHLRVLRGAGLVAERREGTRRFYRARPDALAELHAFVGEFWDARLTALKQALDEETT, from the coding sequence ATGCAGGCTGTGCTCGAAGCCCTCGTCGAACCGCGCAGGCGGGAGATCCTCCGCCTCGTGCGGGACGAGGAACTCACGGCCGGCGCCATCGCCGGCCGGTTCCCCGACGTCGCCCGCCCCACGGTGTCGCAGCACCTGCGCGTGCTGCGCGGCGCCGGGCTCGTCGCCGAGCGCCGCGAGGGCACCCGGCGTTTCTACCGCGCCCGGCCCGACGCGCTCGCAGAGCTGCACGCGTTCGTCGGCGAGTTCTGGGACGCACGGCTCACCGCCCTGAAGCAGGCCCTCGACGAGGAGACGACGTGA